TGGTGCTGTTAAAAATGTACCTAAAGAAAATGTACAGGTTATAGATGATAATATGACTTTACTGTCTAAAGATTTATTTGAGGACGAAGCTAATAGTGAAGATAGTACCATTCCGGCTGAAAAACAACAACAGCTTAAGGAGCAATATGAGAAGAATCTGGAGAAGAACCTATTGAGCATGCTGGAAGCTGTGTATGGAAAGGATAAAGTTCAAGTTAAAGTTAATGCGGATTTGGATTTTGATGCCGTACAACAGAATTCCACAACTTATGATAATAATAGTGTTGTAGTAAGTGAGCATACAATAAATGAGACAAATCAGGGGGATACAACCAACCAAACTGGAAGTCCTGTAGATAACAACATGAGTAATACAATCACAAATAATACTACGGGAGGAAATTCAACCTATAATGAGACTACAAGAAATTATAATGTACCTAAGGTAGAACAAAAAACCGTAAAAGCTCCGGGAAGTGTAAAAAGACTTACAGCATCAGTAGCTCTGGATGGAGATGTGGATGATGCCACTACAACAGCTATAAGAAATTTAGCGGTTTCAGCCATAGGATATGATGGTAACAGAGGGGATACCATAAGTGTAGAAGGGCTACCTTTTGATACCACGGCTAAAGATAATGCCCAAAAAGATATGGAAGATATGGAACAGGCAGAACAGGCAGCAAAAAGAAATAGACTATTTGCAGTTATAGGAGGTATTGCAGCAGCAATAATTGCTACAATAATTGGAGTTATAATATGGAGAAGAAGGCATGCAGAGGATGAATTACTTGAAGATGAGCTTAGACCGGGAGGTATAGATGTAGTTATAGGTGATGAAGATACTAAAGCTAGTGAAAAGATTAAATTTAAGCCTTTGGAACTTGAACAGGACACAGAAGATGTTCATATTGAAAGAGAAATAAAGAAATATGCAAAGGATAAACCTGATCAAGTGGCAGATATAATAAAATCGTGGTTAGCTGAAGATGAGAGGTGATAAAAATGGCTAAGGACAATCAAAAGTTAACTGGTGTACAAAAAGCAGCCATATTGTTTATAACTCTTGGACCGGAAGCTGCTGCAGGAATATTGAAAAGATTGCCAGAGGCTGAAATACAAAAGATAACTTATGAGATAGCTAATATCAACTCAGTAAAGTCAGAGCAGAAGAAGGAAATACTTCAGGAATTTATGGAGATGAATAGAGCTCAGGATTATTTGTTGGAAGGTGGAGTAGATTACGCCAGGAATCTTTTATCTAAAGCCCTTGGAACACAAAGAGCTATGGAAATATTAGATAAAGTTATAGAGGCCACCCAGCAATTTAGGCCTTTTGCCATAGCACGAAAGGCAGATGCCCAGCAGCTTTTAAATATAATAGGTGATGAACATCCACAGACTATAGCACTTATACTTTGTTATCTTCAGGCAGATAAATCCGGTCAGATACTATCTGCACTTCCTGAAAGTATGCAGGCTGAAGTTGCATATAGAATAGCTACAATGAGCAATACATCACATATGGTAGTAAAAGAAATAGAAAAAGTGCTGGATAACAAACTCTCCTCTGTGGTTAAATCAGATATAAAAGTAATTGGTGGGGTAGAGACAATTGTAGATATACTAAATCAAGTGGATAGAACTACAGAAAAAAATATTACGGAAGGTCTTGAAAAACAAGATGCGGAACTGGCAGAAAAGATCAAAGAATCCATGTTTGTATTTGAGGATATTATCACTCTTGATGATGTATCTATTCAGAGAGTACTCAGGGAAGTGGATACAAAAGAACTTTCACTGGCTCTTAAAGGATGCTCAGAAGAGGTATCAGAAACTATATTTAGGAATCAATCCAAGAGAGCTGCTGCAGCATTGAAAGAGGACATAGAGTTCTTAGGACCTGTTAGGCTTATGGATGTAGAAAAGGCACAGCAGAGAATTGTAAATATTATAAGAAGATTGGATGAAGCAGGGGAAATAGTTCTTGCAAGAGGAGGAGAGGATGCAATCATCGTATAAAATTATAAAAGGTGACAGCATAAGTGGAAAAGGTGCTAAAAATATAGTTACAGTGTTTGAAAAGAATATTATTGAAGAAGAAAATAAAGATAACTCAATTATAAATAGTTATTCCAAAATAGTGAAATCCATGATAGAAGATGCACAGAGAAAAAGGGAAGAAATACTTTCTAAAGCCTACGAAGAAGCGGGAAAAATTGAAGAGGAAGCTTATAAGAAAGCAAATGAAAAAGGATATAAAGAGGGATATGAAAAAGGATATGAGGATGGTTCTAAAAAGGCTTATGAAGAAGGATATGCTAAAAATATAGAAAAGGCCAGGGTTGAGGGAGAAGAGATAATAAGTAAAGCAGATTCTATTTTAAAAGCTTCTGTGGAGGAAAAGAATAGATATTTAAAGGAAAAGGAAGAAGAAATTAAAAGATTTATAGTAGATTCAATAGAAAGCATTTTGAGACAGGAAATTAAAGATGAGGATAGCCTAAACACTATGGTATTTAATGAACTCTCACAGGTAAGAAATATTGAAACTTTTATAATAAAAAGTAGAAAAAAATATTGTGACCAGTTTAAAAATCAGGTGGATATATGGAGAGAAAGGCTGCCTTTTAAAGGAGATATTTTTATAATACCTGATGAAACTTTAGAAGAGGGTACTGTAGTTATAGAAAAAAATAATGGAAAAAGTATTTTTTCTGTAGATATAGCCCTAGAAAAAATAAAGGAAATATTTAAAAGTGTAGAATAACAGAAGTATTTAGTTTAAGGTGATGGTTACATGATAAATTTAAATTTTTCTGAATTAAATAGGAAAGTAAAAGTTGCCAATTTTACCTACCAGGAAGGTATCGTGAAAAAAGTAATAGGATTAACCATAGAAGTGGAAGGGATAAAAGCTTTTGTGGGAGAGGTATGCAATGTATATAGTGAAGAAAATGGAAATATAGCTTGTGAAGTAGTTGGGTTTAAAGAAAAAGATGTAATATTAATGCCACTTGGAGAACTTATTGGAATTTCACCAGGGTGTAGAGTTGTACCTGGCAGGAGACCCTTAAGTGTAAAATGCTCAGAAGAATTATTTGGCAAGGTTCTAGATGGCCTTGGCAATCCTCTGGGTGAAGATGAAATTTCATCCGGGGTTTTATATGAATTGGATGCAGAACCACCAGATCCATTAAAGAGAAAAAGAATTAAACAAGTGATTTCTACGGGAATACGGGCTATAGATGGGTTCTTGACCTGTGGAGAGGGACAGAGAATTGGTATATTTGCAGGAAGTGGAGTAGGAAAAAGTACAACCCTTGGCATGATAGCCAGGTATGCAGAGGCAGATGTAAATGTAATAGCACTTATAGGGGAAAGAGGAAGAGAAGTCAGGGATTTTATAGAAAAGGATCTGGGAGAGGAAGGATTAAAAAAATCCATTATAGTATGTGCTACTTCAGATAAACCGGCTTTAGTCAGATTGAAAGGAGCTTTTACCGCTACGGCTATTGCAGAGTACTTTAGGGACAAAGGCAAAAAAGTTATACTTATGATGGATTCAGTTACCAGGTTTGCTATGGCTCAGAGAGAAATTGGACTTGCAGTAGGAGAACCCCCTGCAACTAAAGGATATACTCCTTCTGTATTTGCAAAACTCCCCAGGCTTATGGAAAGATCTGGCATGTCTGATAAAGGTTCTATTACTGCCTTTTATACAGTTCTTGTGGATGGAGATGATTTAAATGAACCTATTGCAGATGCTGTTAGGGGTATATTGGATGGACATATAGTATTATCCCGTTCTCTGGCTAATAAAAACCACTATCCAGCTATAGACGTACTATCTAGCATTAGCAGACTTATGTCGGAAATAACTGAAAAATCCCATAAAAAAAGTGCTTCTTTTGCAAGGGATATGCTATCTGTATATAAGAATTCTGAAGATTTGATAAATATAGGAGCTTACATTAGAGGAAATAATCCTAATATTGATATGGCAATAAATTATTATGACGGTATAATAAATTATTTAAAACAGAATATGGATGAATATTCTTCCTTTGATAATAGCATAAACAGACTAATAGGTATGTTCAATTTAGGAAGTAATTAGAAAGCATTGTATTGTTGCCTATATAAGGAGGAGATAACTTGAAGGCATATAAGTTTAGGCTTCAAAAGCTTCTAGATATGAGAGTGGATAAAGAAGAGGAATGTAAAATTGAATTCCAAAGGGCTCAAAATGAAAGCTTTAGAACAAAAGAAAAACTCATGGAGATGAAAGAAAATTACAGAAAGTATAATAATTTTTCGGGGTCCAGTTCTGTTATAGAACAAAAGATAAGACATATTTATATAAATAACTTAAGTTACAATATAGGTGAAACTGTTGAAGAGTTAAATCAAAAAGAAAAAGTTGTAGAAAGTAAAAGGGAAGAGTTGAAGCAGCGCCAAATTGATAGAAAAACTGTAGAAGTATTAAAGGACAAGTACATAGATGATTTTAGAAGAGAACAAAATAGAATTGAACAAAATTTAAATGATGAATTTGCCCTTTATGGGTTTATTAGAAATGTTAAAGCTAGATAAATAATTATTGAGTTGAGATAAAATAGTCGTTGAAAGGAGGTGAAAGATAAATGATAGATTTAAATAGTATACAATTAAATAATACTGTTTCCAGTACTAAAGTTAATAATAGTAGTAAAACTTCTAAAGATACTTCCAATGATTTCAGTATCCTATTAAAAACTTCTTCAGATAATTCAGATAATAATACAGTAAAAAATAAAGACACGTCCGTAGATAGAGTAAAAAATGAAACTTTAAAAGATAATGATGGAGATAAAACCTCTGTTTATAAAAATTCAAGTGACAAAAAAGTTGAATTGAATGAAAAAGTGAAAAGTGAGTTAAAGAAAGCTGGTTTTAGTGAAGAAGATATAGAAAATTTGGAGGAGGATTTATCCCAGGGAAACATAAGCCAGAATGCTTTGATGTATTTAATAAATATATTGTTTAAAAGTGAGAGCAATTCAATAGATAATTTGAATCTTCAGGGGAATAATGATGAATTTATAGAACAGATAAGTAATAAAATAGTGGATGAAGTTTTACAGAATTTAAACTATATTTCATCAGCTGACAAAGAACAAAATGTAGCTGTTGTAAGCAGTGATGTGATATCCAAAGTTATCAAGGAAAATGTAACTGATCTATCTAATATTTTAGAGCAATTTGGAACATCACAGGAGTTTAATGATAAACTTATAGAAAAATTAAATAGCAGCATTTCAGCCAGATTATCTCAGGAAGGAAGCATATATGACAAGGTTAAAAGTGAAATTAACACTGCATTGAAAAAAGAGCTGAGTTTAAGTACACCTCAAGAAGAAAATATTAGTAATTTATCTGTATTAAAGCTGCAAAGTCAATATGACTCCAGTAAAATGGATGCAGATAACACTGTTTTGCCTACATCATCACAAGGAGTATCCAATAATAACTCTGGTGATTCCGAGGAGAAAAATGCACAGTCATCTATGGGAAATGGTACAGCTAAAAGTGAAGAGGGTATATTGCAGAAAATTATAGATGCTGGATCTTCAGAAGATAAAATTTCTAAAGTTACTAATTTCATGACTCATTTAAAAAATGTGGATACAAACAATTCTGTACAGAATTTAGGGGAAATGGTTATAAATAAAAACTCTTTTGATTCAGATATAATAAAAACTTTCAAGTACATGGACATAAATAATGTTAAAGAGTTAACTGTTAAGATAAATCCTAAGGAATTAGGGGAAATTACTATAAACCTTACTATGCAGGAAGGAAAATTAAAGGCAGTTTTAACGGCTTCAAATAAAGAAGCATATAATCTTTTAAATGCTAACTTACAGGATTTATCTAATAAAATTCAGACTAATGATATAAAGATTCAGGGATTATCTTTAAATATATATAATGAAGATGCTACTTTTTTTAGAGACGAAAGTGGAAAAGACCAGCAGCAGGGCAGCAGCCAACAAAATAAAAATTCAACTTTAAATAATATTGTGGAAGATGAGCAAGGTACTCAAAGTGACTATTATTACAACAATAATGTAAATATACTGGCATAGGTTAAAAGTGAGATGAAGGAGGCAAATTATGTCAATAACACTGGATAATATGTTAAATCAGAGTTATAATCAAGCCTTTAGGACATTAGCGGCCAATACAAGTATTCAAGAGACATCAGATGAAAATAATACATCTGATGATACCCCAAAATATTATCCCATTTCATCTGATAAAAGTTCAGACACTACGGAAAATGGAACTAAAATAGTGAAAAAGAATACCGGATATGACATGGATTTAAATATGTTTTTAAAAATACTCTGTGCAGAACTTGAAAATCAAGATCCTACAGATAGTAGTTCACAAGGTTCAACGGAGTATATAAGCCAGTTGGCACAGTTTTCTGCTCTTCAGCAAATGATGAACTTGAATAATACAAACAAAGTTACTACAGCAAATTCGCTTGTAAATAAATATGTAACTTTAAGCGATAGGGATTCTGAAGGAAACTACATTACAGGTAAGGTAGTTGGAGTGGTGAAAGATGGAGATGACGTTGAACTTAAGTTAATAACAGGTATAATCACAGATTCTGATGGTAATACCTCTTATAAAACTGAGAATTACAACATAGATGATCTGCTTCAAGTGGATGATTCGGAGGCATATAATACAACTACCACTGATATGATGCTTTTAAGTGCCACCTCTCTTATAGGTAAGAAAGTTGAAACAAGCCAAAAGGATAGTAGTGGAAACTATTATAGTGGGACTGTGCAGTCTGTGTCTCGGGGGACGGATGGTATAACTGTAAAAGTAAAAGTTTCTGAAAGTGAAACTAAAGATTTTTATTTTGATGAGATTTCAAAGGTGGAAGATTCATAGAAATCAGGTGTCAGATCTATGGCATATAATGTTATCAATGGTAAACTGCAACATGGAAAATATAAATTCTGTCATAAACAGGTCAAAGAATAAAGAGTGTATTTACCAATATATACAGTATGGTAATAGTGTATATAGGATTAAAAGGCTGGACCTCAGGGAGGACGGATTCTGTGGAGAGAGTGAAACAGAACAAATTTATTAAATTATTTGAAATTGGAGGAAAATAGATATGCTGCCATCGATGTATTCAGGGATTAGCGGTCTTAGGGCTAATCAGCAAAAATTAAATGTAATTGGAAATAACATAGCTAATTCATCAACCACTGCATATAAGACTCAAAGTATGAATTTTCAGGATATGATAAGTCAAAATCTTTCGGATCCAAGTGCACCAAGTACTAGCATAGGAGGAGTTAATGGAAAACAAAGTGGCCTTGGAGTGCAAGTAGCAGGTATAAGTACAGATTTTACCACAGGAAGTATGGGTACTACAAATAGAAATTTAGATTTTGCAATAGATGGAACAGGATATTTTGTAGTAGGCACAGGTAAGTTGGGAGAGACTTCGGATGATACAGGAATTTCAATTGATGAAGATAATAATATACTGGGTGGGGGAGACAATGAAGTAGAAAATACCATAGAGGCTCATTATAGCAGGGATGGATCCTTTTATTTAGATACCCAGGGCAATCTGATAAACCAGAATGGATATAGGGTTATGGGTTATCTGGTAACAGATGAAAATAACACTTCTACCATAACCTATCTGCAAAATGATACAGAGGATACATTTCAAAATGCCGTACAGTTTGTAGATGCCAACGGTACTGTAACTTCAGTTACGGATAAATTGGTACCACTATCTATTCCAAATTATATAACTAAGGATGATCAATTAGTAAAGGTTAAATCTTTTTCTGTAGGTAAAGATGGAATTATAACGGCACAACTTACAGATTCAACTACAGCTGTTTTAGGCCAGATAGCTATGGTATCCTTTCAAAATGAAGGAGGACTCGTAAAAGAAGGAGGAAATCTTTATACTACATCCTCAAATTCAGGACAGCCTATAGTAATGAGCGGAAAAGGCGCTGAAAATGATAATAGTGCAGGTTATGGTAAAATAACTCAGGGATTTCTTGAAATGTCAAATGTGGATCTGGCACAGCAGTTTACAGATATGATAGTAGCTACCAGGGCTTTTCAGGCAAATGGTAAAATGATAACTAATGGAGATACTATACTGGAGGATTTAATAAACTTAAAAAGATAGCAAATAGTTTTTAGTTTAAAATATGTTGACTTTAAGATAAATAATTATTTATCTTATATGTCAATATATTTTAAAAACTGAGTTTCTATAGCTTAGTAATTACTTTACTTGAAATATACATATATTTGAGTTTATAATAAATTACATATTTTCATGATTTTGTTTATAAATTTTACATTGAATACTAGGTAGGAGGATGTTAAAATTTATAAGGGCTTTGAAAAATATTGATATATTTTAAGGAGGCATTTTATGATAAAACTTACAGGATTAGATGAAAAAGAATTTGTTATAAATTCAGATCATATAGAGAAATTAATAGAAATTCCACAAAGTGTAATTACTCTTGTAAATGGAAATAAATATATAGTTAAAGAATCCAATGATGAGATAATTGAAAAAATTATAGAATACAAGAGAAAAATATATATTTAGTCAATATGAAAGATTAATTTACAATT
This window of the Clostridium kluyveri DSM 555 genome carries:
- the fliF gene encoding flagellar basal-body MS-ring/collar protein FliF — encoded protein: MGKLSQIFKNLIDKFKKLSKNKKIAFGVITAGIIAAIVFAAISLGKTKYAVLFSNMDSKDLSSVYKQLQEDKVDVKVEGNSILVPEGEVDATRMKVLSEVEITNGSEGFELLDQSKLGSTDTEIKINYQRALQGELERTIKSLPEVENARVHLVLPDDTEFVKDTSPGSASVTLKLKEGEELSKEQVKALVSLVSGAVKNVPKENVQVIDDNMTLLSKDLFEDEANSEDSTIPAEKQQQLKEQYEKNLEKNLLSMLEAVYGKDKVQVKVNADLDFDAVQQNSTTYDNNSVVVSEHTINETNQGDTTNQTGSPVDNNMSNTITNNTTGGNSTYNETTRNYNVPKVEQKTVKAPGSVKRLTASVALDGDVDDATTTAIRNLAVSAIGYDGNRGDTISVEGLPFDTTAKDNAQKDMEDMEQAEQAAKRNRLFAVIGGIAAAIIATIIGVIIWRRRHAEDELLEDELRPGGIDVVIGDEDTKASEKIKFKPLELEQDTEDVHIEREIKKYAKDKPDQVADIIKSWLAEDER
- the fliG gene encoding flagellar motor switch protein FliG translates to MAKDNQKLTGVQKAAILFITLGPEAAAGILKRLPEAEIQKITYEIANINSVKSEQKKEILQEFMEMNRAQDYLLEGGVDYARNLLSKALGTQRAMEILDKVIEATQQFRPFAIARKADAQQLLNIIGDEHPQTIALILCYLQADKSGQILSALPESMQAEVAYRIATMSNTSHMVVKEIEKVLDNKLSSVVKSDIKVIGGVETIVDILNQVDRTTEKNITEGLEKQDAELAEKIKESMFVFEDIITLDDVSIQRVLREVDTKELSLALKGCSEEVSETIFRNQSKRAAAALKEDIEFLGPVRLMDVEKAQQRIVNIIRRLDEAGEIVLARGGEDAIIV
- the fliI gene encoding flagellar protein export ATPase FliI — encoded protein: MINLNFSELNRKVKVANFTYQEGIVKKVIGLTIEVEGIKAFVGEVCNVYSEENGNIACEVVGFKEKDVILMPLGELIGISPGCRVVPGRRPLSVKCSEELFGKVLDGLGNPLGEDEISSGVLYELDAEPPDPLKRKRIKQVISTGIRAIDGFLTCGEGQRIGIFAGSGVGKSTTLGMIARYAEADVNVIALIGERGREVRDFIEKDLGEEGLKKSIIVCATSDKPALVRLKGAFTATAIAEYFRDKGKKVILMMDSVTRFAMAQREIGLAVGEPPATKGYTPSVFAKLPRLMERSGMSDKGSITAFYTVLVDGDDLNEPIADAVRGILDGHIVLSRSLANKNHYPAIDVLSSISRLMSEITEKSHKKSASFARDMLSVYKNSEDLINIGAYIRGNNPNIDMAINYYDGIINYLKQNMDEYSSFDNSINRLIGMFNLGSN
- the fliJ gene encoding flagellar export protein FliJ, with translation MKAYKFRLQKLLDMRVDKEEECKIEFQRAQNESFRTKEKLMEMKENYRKYNNFSGSSSVIEQKIRHIYINNLSYNIGETVEELNQKEKVVESKREELKQRQIDRKTVEVLKDKYIDDFRREQNRIEQNLNDEFALYGFIRNVKAR
- a CDS encoding flagellar hook-length control protein FliK, with product MIDLNSIQLNNTVSSTKVNNSSKTSKDTSNDFSILLKTSSDNSDNNTVKNKDTSVDRVKNETLKDNDGDKTSVYKNSSDKKVELNEKVKSELKKAGFSEEDIENLEEDLSQGNISQNALMYLINILFKSESNSIDNLNLQGNNDEFIEQISNKIVDEVLQNLNYISSADKEQNVAVVSSDVISKVIKENVTDLSNILEQFGTSQEFNDKLIEKLNSSISARLSQEGSIYDKVKSEINTALKKELSLSTPQEENISNLSVLKLQSQYDSSKMDADNTVLPTSSQGVSNNNSGDSEEKNAQSSMGNGTAKSEEGILQKIIDAGSSEDKISKVTNFMTHLKNVDTNNSVQNLGEMVINKNSFDSDIIKTFKYMDINNVKELTVKINPKELGEITINLTMQEGKLKAVLTASNKEAYNLLNANLQDLSNKIQTNDIKIQGLSLNIYNEDATFFRDESGKDQQQGSSQQNKNSTLNNIVEDEQGTQSDYYYNNNVNILA
- a CDS encoding flagellar hook capping FlgD N-terminal domain-containing protein; translation: MSITLDNMLNQSYNQAFRTLAANTSIQETSDENNTSDDTPKYYPISSDKSSDTTENGTKIVKKNTGYDMDLNMFLKILCAELENQDPTDSSSQGSTEYISQLAQFSALQQMMNLNNTNKVTTANSLVNKYVTLSDRDSEGNYITGKVVGVVKDGDDVELKLITGIITDSDGNTSYKTENYNIDDLLQVDDSEAYNTTTTDMMLLSATSLIGKKVETSQKDSSGNYYSGTVQSVSRGTDGITVKVKVSESETKDFYFDEISKVEDS
- a CDS encoding flagellar hook-basal body complex protein, yielding MLPSMYSGISGLRANQQKLNVIGNNIANSSTTAYKTQSMNFQDMISQNLSDPSAPSTSIGGVNGKQSGLGVQVAGISTDFTTGSMGTTNRNLDFAIDGTGYFVVGTGKLGETSDDTGISIDEDNNILGGGDNEVENTIEAHYSRDGSFYLDTQGNLINQNGYRVMGYLVTDENNTSTITYLQNDTEDTFQNAVQFVDANGTVTSVTDKLVPLSIPNYITKDDQLVKVKSFSVGKDGIITAQLTDSTTAVLGQIAMVSFQNEGGLVKEGGNLYTTSSNSGQPIVMSGKGAENDNSAGYGKITQGFLEMSNVDLAQQFTDMIVATRAFQANGKMITNGDTILEDLINLKR
- a CDS encoding flagellar FlbD family protein, which gives rise to MIKLTGLDEKEFVINSDHIEKLIEIPQSVITLVNGNKYIVKESNDEIIEKIIEYKRKIYI